In Coccidioides posadasii str. Silveira chromosome 4, complete sequence, one genomic interval encodes:
- a CDS encoding uncharacterized protein (EggNog:ENOG410PI1U~COG:K~BUSCO:3122at33183) has product MSTNPQSTKTPKWSVGSFLQQAVAGVESRLDTILAENDDHMPPADENKKESTTEQPNVFTGKLSAKSASATISRSSSSARKNDRLQERLARAMVKQSGSSSNVASNHSSPGVPSQAPSPRPSTEIRASVESPRSNLEILTRADGVSTLLSSPDVGNSSRRTSEDIPAGSGKVSGSEPRQSISSDRGTTLLDSSQDGYHKRLIPTIGVSAPPNEEETATEGASSRLQAEHDTAEVQWQEEMHGYIEKIDALQAKLKYLAKEAAESAKNAAATATPGSLEKKLFEKDERIAVLMEEGQKLSKTELEHRATIKKLRQYIAESTKSQTDAKRRIENIEKDLSKAEDRAQRFEQAEKRALSKLNAQAKTEKDLGNVTTERDNLRAEVADLNSRLNKAVARAEAAERRAQMGSSEAKSRRVAELKDDLASAKIEREISEEKLRREIRDLKEILERERERSRVQEMELRGELSVLEGKMETLRARAEEVSSSATGDAQAKLLRQIERLQTQYAVARENWNGIESSLVSRLANVEKERDEFARREGDLRRKVREANLKSKRIESEVENSHEAFQEMERDLEESRREVKKLSQKLLKAEADIFEAKQTFETERERQDAAWSQRLEEEKSKWHEQLSSSPPYLHPHSESPMTANRKSETLATMPDRPSSRRSPVLPLFPPGLNTPPRQSSYSSLNSSLGLRHLPHDNSSASLEISSVQVLEPEEYFTGAISPVTASAPETHQSKGINDIVSASTVAAGPSVQLVERMSATVRRLENERAAFKDELVCITNQRDEARQEVVALMKEVEEKRTCDKRIQDLEAAVRDLDERYQTTLEMLGEKSELVEEQKADIQDLKKIYRELVESTMK; this is encoded by the exons GTCGCGTTTGGATACTATACTGGCGGAAAATGACGACCATATGCCTCCTGCAGATgaaaataagaaagagagtACTACAGAGCAACCCAATGTGTTCACCGGGAAACTTTCCGCAAAAAGTGCCTCAGCTA CTATTTCAAGAAGCTCCTCTTCTGCTCGGAAGAATGACCGTCTCCAAGAGAGGCTTGCCCGTGCGATGGTGAAGCAAAGCGGATCATCCTCAAACGTCGCCAGCAATCACTCTTCGCCAGGCGTACCTTCCCAGGCTCCCAGCCCACGTCCTTCTACAGAGATTAGGGCGAGTGTAGAAAGCCCAAGAAGCAATCTGGAAATTTTGACAAGGGCCGACGGTGTATCTACTCTACTCTCGAGCCCTGATGTTGGCAACTCGTCTCGCAGAACATCGGAGGACATACCCGCAGGCTCAGGGAAAGTGTCTGGATCCGAGCCGCGACAATCCATAAGTTCCGATAGAGGTACGACTTTGTTGGATTCAAGTCAGGATGGGTATCATAAAAGACTTATCCCGACAATTGGGGTTTCTGCGCCGCCCAATGAAGAAGAGACAGCGACTGAAGGGGCCTCATCTCGATTACAGGCTGAACATGACACCGCTGAAGTCCAGTGGCAGGAAGAGATGCACGGTTACATCGAAAAAATTGACGCTTTACAAGCTAAACTAAAGTACTTGGCCAAGGAGGCGGCCGAATCGGCGAAAAACGCGGCTGCCACTGCAACTCCGGGAAGTTTAGAGAAGAAGTTGTTTGAGAAGGACGAGCGTATAGCTGTCTTGATGGAAGAAGGGCAAAAGCTGTCAAAAACGGAACTGGAGCACCGCGCGACCATCAAGAAGCTCCGGCAGTATATTGCAGAAAGCACAAAGTCGCAGACAGACGCCAAAAGGCGAATAGAAAACATAGAGAAAGACCTTTCAAAGGCAGAGGATAGAGCTCAACGCTTTGAACAAGCAGAGAAACGGGCTTTGTCGAAATTGAATGCTCAGGCGAAAACCGAGAAAGACCTGGGGAACGTTACTACGGAACGAGATAACTTGAGAGCAGAAGTGGCGGATCTAAATTCCCGGCTGAACAAAGCAGTCGCCAGAGCCGAAGCAGCTGAGCGAAGAGCGCAAATGGGCTCATCGGAAGCTAAAAGCCGACGGGTGGCAGAACTCAAGGATGACCTTGCTAGCGCCAAAATTGAGCGCGAAATAAGCGAAGAGAAATTGCGGAGAGAGATTCGAGATCTAAAAGAAATTCTTGAAAGGGAAAGAGAGCGTAGCCGAGTACAAGAGATGGAGCTTCGGGGAGAATTATCGGTGTTGGAAGGTAAAATGGAAACTTTGCGGGCTAGGGCAGAGGAGGTATCCTCCAGTGCCACGGGCGACGCTCAAGCAAAGCTTCTGCGGCAAATCGAACGACTACAAACGCAGTACGCAGTTGCGAGAGAAAACTGGAATGGCATTGAGAGCTCGCTGGTATCTCGTTTGGCAAATgttgaaaaagaaagggacGAATTCGCACGAAGGGAAGGTGACTTGCGACGGAAGGTCAGAGAAGCG AACCTGAAATCTAAGCGTATTGAAAGCGAAGTCGAGAACTCCCACGAAGCTTTCCAGGAAATGGAAAGAGACCTAGAAGAAAGTAGACGAGAAGTAAAGAAGTTATCACAAAAGCTCCTTAAGGCAGAGGCCGACATTTTTGAAGCGAAGCAAACATTTGAAACTGAAAGAGAGCGCCAGGATGCTGCATGGTCTCAACGCCTCGAAGAGGAGAAGTCGAAATGGCATGAGCAGCTATCATCCTCGCCGCCATACCTTCACCCACATAGCGAATCACCTATGACAGCAAACCGGAAGTCTGAAACTCTTGCAACCATGCCTGACCGGCCTTCAAGCCGCCGATCGCCAGTGCTCCCCCTTTTCCCTCCTGGACTAAATACCCCACCCAGACAAAGTTCATATTCATCACTAAATTCAAGTCTCGGCCTTCGGCATCTCCCCCATGACAATTCCTCGGCGTCCTTGGAGATTTCTTCCGTGCAGGTGTTAGAGCCAGAGGAGTATTTCACAGGAGCTATAAGCCCTGTAACCGCATCAGCTCCGGAAACCCATCAGTCCAAGGGGATAAATGATATAGTCTCTGCTTCTACGGTTGCTGCTGGTCCCTCGGTTCAACTTGTTGAAAGGATGAGTGCTACGGTCCGCCGTTTGGAAAATGAACGAGCCGCATTTAAGGATGAGCTAGTTTGCATAACAAATCAAAGAGATGAAGCCAGACAGGAAGTCGTTGCATTGATGAAAGAAgtggaagaaaaaagaacttGCGATAAGCGAATACAAGATTTAGAGGCAGCCGTTAGGGACTTAGATGAAAGATACCAGACTACACTCGAAATGCTTGGTGAGAAGAGCGAGCTTGTCGAGGAACAGAAGGCGGATATCCAAGatttaaagaagatatacCGGGAGCTTGTGGAGAGTACAATGAAATGA